One region of Deltaproteobacteria bacterium genomic DNA includes:
- a CDS encoding LysE family transporter, with protein sequence MTLTTWLTVVTICVLGAMSPGPSLALVLKQTLGGGRRNGVITALAHGLGVGLYALLSLLGLAALITASPVAFALLQGGGAAYLAWLGVKGLRARVAPGEALPDAPTTRSAARDGFLIAFLNPKVAVFFLALFSQVVGAETTGLARLGYAATALVIDTSWYLIVAWLFSDPRWLEVLRRRAVWVERVFGVVLLALAARLVAGILGAP encoded by the coding sequence ATGACCCTCACCACCTGGCTCACGGTCGTGACGATCTGCGTGCTGGGGGCCATGTCCCCCGGCCCCTCGCTGGCGCTCGTGCTCAAGCAGACCCTCGGCGGCGGGCGGCGAAACGGTGTGATCACCGCCCTGGCCCATGGCCTCGGGGTCGGGCTCTACGCCCTGCTGAGCCTCCTGGGGCTGGCCGCCCTGATCACCGCCTCCCCGGTGGCCTTCGCGCTCTTGCAGGGGGGCGGCGCGGCCTACCTGGCCTGGCTGGGGGTGAAGGGGCTGCGGGCCCGGGTGGCCCCGGGGGAGGCGCTGCCCGACGCGCCGACCACCCGGAGCGCGGCGCGGGACGGCTTCCTGATCGCCTTCCTCAACCCGAAGGTCGCGGTCTTCTTCCTGGCCCTCTTCAGCCAGGTCGTGGGCGCCGAGACCACCGGGCTGGCCCGCCTCGGCTACGCGGCGACGGCGCTCGTCATCGACACCTCCTGGTATCTGATCGTCGCCTGGCTCTTCTCCGACCCCCGCTGGTTGGAGGTCCTGCGCCGCCGGGCCGTCTGGGTCGAGCGCGTCTTCGGCGTGGTGCTGCTCGCCCTGGCCGCCCGGCTGGTGGCGGGGATCCTCGGCGCCCCCTGA
- a CDS encoding polyhydroxyalkanoic acid system family protein — protein sequence MSDIKVKRNHTMGQAEARRAAEEIAENLKDRLQVGYHWDGEHLRFKRTGAEGYLWVTEEAIEISIKLGLMFRPMKGVIEGKIVEFLDKKLG from the coding sequence GTGTCGGACATCAAGGTCAAGCGCAACCACACGATGGGTCAGGCCGAGGCGCGGCGCGCCGCCGAGGAGATCGCCGAGAACCTGAAGGACCGCCTTCAGGTGGGCTACCACTGGGACGGCGAGCACCTGCGCTTCAAGCGCACCGGCGCCGAGGGCTACCTCTGGGTGACCGAGGAGGCCATCGAGATCAGCATCAAGCTGGGCCTCATGTTCCGGCCGATGAAGGGCGTCATCGAGGGGAAGATCGTCGAGTTCCTCGACAAGAAGCTCGGGTGA
- a CDS encoding DUF2505 family protein: MATKFRIEHTWPVKREVVLAHLFDDELHDRCNVALSSADRSRVSVEHKEGGEVLQRFHVKVRDLPPGATKVLKPEVFEWDEESRWDPKGETIHWRVLTQVMSNKIDCAGELFYVAAGDQTRRVVEGRIEIKIPLAGKVAEKVIVGQLEKTYAELSTAESKYFSEQAG; encoded by the coding sequence ATGGCAACCAAGTTCCGGATCGAGCACACCTGGCCCGTCAAGCGCGAGGTCGTCCTGGCCCACCTCTTCGACGACGAGCTCCACGACCGCTGCAACGTCGCCCTCTCCTCCGCCGACCGCTCGCGCGTGTCGGTCGAGCACAAGGAGGGCGGGGAGGTGCTGCAGCGCTTCCACGTGAAGGTGCGCGACCTGCCGCCCGGCGCGACCAAGGTCCTCAAGCCCGAGGTCTTCGAGTGGGACGAGGAGAGCCGCTGGGATCCGAAGGGCGAGACGATCCACTGGCGGGTGCTCACCCAGGTGATGAGCAACAAGATCGACTGCGCGGGCGAGCTCTTCTACGTCGCCGCCGGTGACCAGACCCGGCGGGTCGTCGAGGGCCGGATCGAGATCAAGATCCCCCTCGCCGGCAAGGTCGCCGAGAAGGTGATCGTCGGGCAGCTCGAGAAGACCTACGCGGAGCTCTCGACCGCGGAGTCGAAGTACTTCTCCGAGCAGGCGGGCTGA
- a CDS encoding alpha/beta fold hydrolase, which translates to MDSPAPELLHCVTEDGWTLQLRRHAAAGEARAAVLCLHAMMVDGRTFERRGEGLAATLGARGLLPLVADLRGRGGSGPPVERGGRWSYEGFAHQDLPALFAAAREAAPGLPLFVVGHSLGGHLAIAAVTRDPSLAPAGFVLLSTNIWLPSLDRHPLRRLERHAQMAVFDAVGVALDHFPSRRLKMGPIDEAAPYVNDLARFWWEDRWGSAPGEDYLQAARAIEAPALCVFGRGDRLMAHEAGGRAWAARIGKEGAEVWLEGRASGLPFDPGHMEVLTDPRARPLWERLASWILQRCEAPGRAPSPGRAGA; encoded by the coding sequence ATGGACTCTCCCGCACCCGAGCTGCTGCACTGCGTCACCGAGGACGGCTGGACGCTCCAGCTTCGCCGCCACGCCGCGGCGGGCGAGGCCCGGGCCGCCGTGCTCTGCCTCCACGCCATGATGGTGGACGGGCGTACCTTCGAGCGCCGGGGTGAGGGGCTGGCCGCCACCCTGGGGGCCCGGGGCCTCCTGCCCCTGGTGGCGGATCTGCGGGGCCGGGGCGGGTCCGGTCCCCCGGTGGAGCGGGGCGGCCGCTGGAGCTACGAGGGCTTCGCTCACCAGGACCTGCCGGCGCTCTTCGCCGCGGCCCGGGAGGCGGCGCCCGGCCTGCCCCTCTTCGTCGTGGGCCACTCGCTGGGCGGCCACCTCGCCATCGCCGCGGTCACCCGCGATCCCTCGCTGGCCCCGGCGGGCTTCGTCCTCCTCTCGACCAACATCTGGCTGCCCTCCCTGGATCGGCACCCCCTGCGGCGCCTCGAGCGCCACGCCCAGATGGCCGTCTTCGACGCCGTGGGCGTGGCCCTGGATCACTTCCCGAGCCGGCGGCTCAAGATGGGGCCCATCGACGAGGCGGCCCCCTACGTGAACGACCTCGCGCGCTTCTGGTGGGAGGACCGCTGGGGCAGCGCCCCGGGCGAGGACTACCTGCAGGCGGCCCGGGCCATCGAGGCGCCGGCCCTCTGCGTCTTCGGCCGCGGAGACCGCCTGATGGCCCACGAGGCCGGCGGACGGGCCTGGGCCGCCCGGATCGGGAAGGAGGGCGCCGAGGTCTGGCTGGAGGGGAGGGCGAGCGGGCTGCCCTTCGATCCCGGTCACATGGAGGTGCTCACCGACCCCCGCGCCCGCCCCCTCTGGGAGCGGCTGGCTTCCTGGATCCTTCAGCGCTGCGAGGCGCCGGGCCGCGCCCCTTCGCCGGGCCGCGCCGGGGCGTAG
- the truD gene encoding tRNA pseudouridine(13) synthase TruD yields MRLKTRPEDFIVREAYHFEKAARGAHYVYLMDKQKLSTLEAIHRVAEANDLPPHAISFCGLKDKQGRTEQIIAVDGKAVEHQEPNLRLKFLGRTKEPLSAANLRANRFVVTVRDLTLDEAERIPASVVEVRRSGVINYFDSQRFGSVKHGQGYVVRDLLQGRSEDALRQLIARPSRLDKSEDARVKAFWARHWGEWKRRCSLPAARTYEPIIRSLRENPRDFLKAFGAMETRRRTLLLFEFQSLLWNETARIFLEEAYARERLLALRYQAGIQRFPRPDPEERAEVDTGPSLAQLRKIQLPLLGPDTELTDPRIAAAVNKVLKKQRLKLSDLKLPAAARMVFKDEPRALVVKPTRLSVVNPRPDELNPGRVKISLAFTLPSGAYATLVVRRVMWFADSEVRDWGGPLPEAHGDFLSEELRREVHSRFSRAQGRRRNRRPRAFKGIAVEETREERATRAPTPRRGPAKGRGPAPRSAEGSRKPAAPRGGGRGGR; encoded by the coding sequence ATGCGACTCAAGACCCGACCCGAGGATTTCATCGTCCGGGAGGCCTACCACTTCGAGAAGGCCGCCCGGGGCGCGCACTACGTCTACCTGATGGACAAGCAGAAGCTCTCGACCCTCGAGGCCATCCACCGGGTGGCCGAGGCGAACGATCTTCCTCCGCACGCCATCTCCTTCTGCGGACTGAAGGACAAGCAGGGCCGCACCGAGCAGATCATCGCCGTGGACGGCAAGGCGGTCGAGCACCAGGAGCCGAACCTGCGGCTGAAGTTCCTGGGTCGGACCAAGGAGCCCCTCTCGGCGGCCAACCTGCGGGCCAACCGCTTCGTCGTCACCGTCCGCGACCTGACCCTCGACGAGGCCGAGCGCATCCCTGCCTCGGTGGTGGAGGTCCGCCGCTCGGGGGTGATCAACTACTTCGACTCCCAGCGCTTCGGCTCGGTGAAGCACGGGCAGGGCTACGTGGTGCGGGACCTCCTGCAGGGGCGCAGTGAGGATGCCCTGCGCCAGCTCATCGCCCGCCCCAGCCGCCTCGACAAGAGCGAGGACGCCCGGGTGAAGGCCTTCTGGGCCCGCCACTGGGGCGAGTGGAAGCGCCGCTGCTCCCTGCCCGCCGCCCGCACCTACGAGCCGATCATCCGCAGCCTGCGCGAGAACCCCCGCGACTTCCTCAAGGCCTTCGGGGCGATGGAGACGCGGCGGCGCACCCTGCTGCTCTTCGAGTTCCAGAGCCTGCTCTGGAACGAGACCGCGCGCATCTTCCTGGAGGAGGCCTACGCCCGCGAGCGCCTCCTCGCCCTGCGCTACCAGGCCGGCATCCAGCGCTTCCCCCGGCCCGATCCCGAGGAGCGGGCCGAGGTCGACACCGGGCCCTCCCTGGCCCAGCTGCGCAAGATCCAGCTGCCGCTGCTGGGACCGGACACCGAGCTGACCGATCCGCGGATCGCCGCGGCCGTGAACAAGGTGCTCAAGAAGCAGCGCCTGAAGCTCTCCGACCTGAAGCTGCCGGCGGCGGCCCGGATGGTCTTCAAGGACGAGCCGCGGGCGCTGGTGGTGAAGCCCACCCGCCTCTCGGTGGTGAACCCCCGCCCGGACGAGCTGAACCCGGGTCGGGTGAAGATCTCCCTGGCCTTCACCCTCCCCTCCGGTGCCTACGCGACCCTCGTGGTCCGCCGGGTGATGTGGTTCGCCGACAGCGAGGTCCGCGACTGGGGCGGCCCCCTCCCCGAGGCGCACGGCGACTTCCTCTCCGAGGAGCTGCGCCGCGAGGTCCACTCCCGCTTCTCCCGCGCGCAGGGCCGGCGCCGCAACCGCCGCCCGCGGGCCTTCAAGGGCATCGCCGTGGAGGAGACCCGCGAGGAGCGGGCGACCCGGGCTCCTACGCCCCGGCGCGGCCCGGCGAAGGGGCGCGGCCCGGCGCCTCGCAGCGCTGAAGGATCCAGGAAGCCAGCCGCTCCCAGAGGGGGCGGGCGCGGGGGTCGGTGA